From a single Camarhynchus parvulus chromosome 6, STF_HiC, whole genome shotgun sequence genomic region:
- the LOC115905368 gene encoding beta-microseminoprotein-like, protein MPLSDASCFYMPFKPGMSNGVVVGCLDGEGNVHEFDSRWRTEDCDDCSCSKTGIGCCTSYMTPVDYDEEKCQSIFNKETCSYKVVEKDDHSKECPVHSWVG, encoded by the exons ATGCCACTGTCTGATGCTTCTTGTTTCTATATGCCATTCAAGCCAGGGATGTCTAATGGTGTGGTTGTAG GCTGCCTTGACGGGGAAGGAAATGTCCATGAATTTGATTCCAGATGGAGGACTGAGGACTGTGACGATTGCTCCTGTTCCAAGACTGGAATTGGCTGCTGCACTAG CTATATGACACCAGTCGACTATGATGAAGAGAAATGTCAAAGCATTTTCAACAAGGAGACTTGCTCTTATAAAGTAGTGGAGAAAGATGATCACTCAAAAGAATGCCCAGTCCATTCATGGGTGGGGTAA
- the NPY4R2 gene encoding neuropeptide Y receptor type 4-2, with product MNKTRAVNDVFHFLISKNWSSSRSFPMNISNQCMNITDLTVFLATSYSLETVLGIVGNICLIAVIARQKEKANVTNILISNLIISDLFMCLVCLPFTVVYTMMDYWIFGEVMCKMTSFTQCTTVTVSILSLVLIALERHQLIINPTGWRPNTSQAYLGIGVIWTLACLMSLPFLTTSILSNELYEQLSHFMNFSTDKAICINSWPSEQHKLIYTTTLLLLQYCIPLFFIILCYLRIYLRLQKRKDMFEKSEYSNRVVQLRRINILLASMVAAFAVCWLPLHVFNTIVDWNYKIISPCHHNLIFSLCHLVAMASTCVNPVIYGFLNSNFKKEVKSLILSCQHNSVTASMEEYDHLPLSTMQTEISKGSLMLNCRHNSI from the coding sequence ATGAATAAGACAAGGGCTGTTAATgatgtttttcatttcctgatCAGCAAGAACTGGAGCTCAAGCCGAAGCTTTCCTATGAACATTTCTAATCAGTGCATGAACATCACTGACCTTACTGTCTTTCTGGCCACCTCCTACAGCTTGGAGACTGTTCTGGGCATTGTGGGAAACATCTGTCTGATTGCTGTCATTGccaggcagaaggaaaaggcaaatgTCACCAATATCCTAATTTCCAACTTAATAATTTCAGACTTGTTTATGTGTCTTGTCTGCCTGCCTTTCACTGTTGTTTACACTATGATGGACTACTGGATATTTGGAGAAGTCATGTGCAAAATGACCTCTTTCACTCAGTGCACAACTGTGACAGTGTCAATCCTTTCCCTTGTCCTTATTGCTCTGGAAAGACACCAGCTCATCATAAACCCAACTGGCTGGAGGCCAAATACCTCCCAAGCCTACCTAGGCATTGGAGTGATTTGGACTTTAGCATGTCTCATGTCCCTACCCTTTTTGACCACATCCATCTTGTCTAACGAGTTGTATGAGCAGCTCTCACACTTCATGAATTTTTCCACTGATAAGGCAATATGTATCAACTCGTGGCCTTCTGAGCAGCACAAACTTATCTACACTACCACTTTACTGCTCTTGCAATATTGCATCCCTCTGTTCTTCATCATCCTTTGCTACCTGCGAATCTACTTACGCCTGCAGAAGAGGAAGGACATGTTTGAGAAGAGCGAGTACAGCAACCGAGTGGTCCAGCTGAGAAGGATAAACATCTTGCTAGCATCCATGGTTGCTGCTTTTGCCGTTTGCTGGCTACCACTGCATGTTTTCAACACCATCGTGGACTGGAATTACAAAATCATCTCGCCTTGCCACCACAACCTGATCTTCTCATTGTGCCACCTGGTAGCTATGGCTTCTACCTGTGTCAACCCCGTCATTTATGGCTTCCTAAACAGCAACTTCAAAAAAGAAGTGAAGTCACTGATTCTAAGCTGCCAGCATAATTCAGTAACTGCCTCAATGGAAGAATATGATCATTTGCCTTTATCCACCATGCAGACTGAAATTTCCAAGGGGTCACTAATGTTGAACTGCAGGCACAATTCTATCTAA